From the Oceanobacillus kimchii X50 genome, the window ATTGTATATGTGATGTTGTTTGTACTGTATATGGCTGTTATTGTTTATGGACAAATGATAGCAACGGATGTAGCAATTGAAAAATCTTCAAGGGTGATGGAAATATTAGTATCAAGTGCTTCTCCTATTACACATATGTTTGCTAAAATTATCGGTGTTGCATTGCTCGGTTTAACGCAAATACTTCTGTTCTTAGGAGTAGGGTATTTTATGATTAGTTCCCAAATGGATGACATTGGTGGAGAATTTTTCGAGTATATGGGCTTAACGAACAATGACATTTCTATTTATATTTATGCAGTCGTGTTTTTCCTTCTGGGGTATTTTCTCTATGCTACCCTAGCTGCAATGTTAGGTTCTTTAGTTAGTCGTATTGAGGATGTAAATCAGCTCGTTATGCCAATGATCATGCTAATAATGATTGCATTCTTTATTGCAATTTTTGGGCTGGAAATGCCTGAATCAACTTTAATAACAGTAACCTCATTTATACCATTTTTTGCACCAATGATAATGTTCTTAAGAGTAGGTATGCTTAATGTTCCGATATGGGAAATTGTATTATCATTCGGATTATTAATTGGAACGATTGCTTTATTAGCTTATGTAGGAGCAAAAGTATACAGTGGAGGGGTATTGATGTATGGGAAATCGGGCTCGTTGAAAGACTTTAAAAAGGCAATGAAGCTTTCTAAAAAAGAAAAGTAAACTATCCACTGAATAAGTAATATTCAATGAGATTAATATCTAAAGGGGAAAGTCATCGCAGGTTGACTTCCCCTATTTCGTTATACACACTTATAGATAATAGGCGACGATTTTTATGGTAACAGTACGATCTGAGTTGTTCCCATGTTAAAAAAAGTTCAACTATAGGGAAAATTGAATGATGAGTAATAACCCCTGACGAGTTTGCTTATGATTCATTTGAATTTGGTTCAAGTTCTTCCTCGGTCACCCATTTATGATTTTTAACTTCTTCACCAGATTCGGTTACATAATCAATCATATATACGGTTGTTTCGATACCGTCTTCAATAGTTGCTGTTGCGCCATTCATACCTTCCATATGTTCAGCATTAATAGTTACTTCATCTCCAACTTGATAAGGGTTTTTATTTGGATTGTTAATTTCTTCTTGGATTATCCATTTGTGATTTTCAACCATTTCACCGCCATCTGTTGGTTGATAACTAATCATGTAAGCGGTGGTATCGTATGCCCCAACAATTTTTCCTGAAGCTCCTTCCATACCTGGCATATGTGAAGCGGTGATTGTTACTTCATCACCTGCAGTATAGGTAGACTCCTCTGCTTCTTTTAAATCTTTAGGGATTTTACCACTCTCATCATGATCCGAATGTTCCTGCTCACTTTGATTATCTTCTTCGAGATCTCCTTCAGGTACTTGTTCATTATCAGGAAGCATGTTTCTTTCTTCATTTTCATCAATATCACTTTCGTTATTGCAAGCATACAATCCCATCAGTAGCACAAATACCCCAACGAAGTATCCCAATTTTTTTATCATAGCAATAAGCTCCTTTCACATGTTGTACAAGTATTATTCACGCAAACGATATGTTATAAACGCAAAAACTGGAAAATAATAGATAATGACTAAGCGCTTATATTGACATAGATACATTAGGGGGGTATAGTATTGTTAGAACAATGAAGGAGTGATCAAATTGGATTCATTACAAGAACATACAAATCATCCAAGATCGAATACAGAAAAACAAGCGGTAACAAACCGTTTGAAACGTATAGAAGGACAAGTGAGAGGAATACAAAAGATGGTGGAAGAGGATCGTTATTGTGTAGATATACTCGTTCAGATTAGTGCCATTCAAGCTGCATTAAAAAAAGTAGGATTTGAAATTACGGAGCGGCATATGAAACATTGTGTCAGTGATGCAGTAAAGTCCGGTGAAGGTGATGAAGCAATTGATGAAGTAATGAGTGTATTAAAACAGTTTACGAAGTAAGGAGAGGGTCTTATGGCTAATAAGCAGTCAACATATCATATTACAGGGATGACATGTGCCGCCTGTTCCAATCGAATAGAAAAAGTATTAAATCGTATGGATGGAGTAGAAGCTAATGTGAATTTAACTACCGAGAAAGCATCAATTCAATACGATGAGACGAAAATTAAGAATGGTGATATAACCGATAAAATAGAAAAAATGGGATATGGAGTACAAATAGAAAAGGTTGAGTTGGATATAAGCGGGATGACATGTGCCGCCTGTTCTAATCGAATAGAAAAAGTATTAAACAAAATGGATGGTGTTAGAGAAGCAAATGTAAATCTTACTACTGAAACTGGCACGGTTTATTATTATTCAGATGTAGTTCAAGAGTCACAACTCATTAATAAAATAGAAAAAATTGGATATAACGCTGTTTTAAAAAATGAGAATCAAAATAAATCATCACAGAAAGAAAAAAAGTTAGTAAAAGCAAAAAAGAAATTGATTGTGTCTGCGCTATTATCTTTACCGTTATTAGTGACTATGCTTGTACATCTGTTTAATATCGAAATTCCCACTTTCTTCATGAATCCATGGTTCCAATTCGTGTTAGCCACCCCGATTCAATTTTGGATTGGATGGCAATTCTATGTGGGAGCGTATAAAAATTTGCGTAATAAAACTGCAAATATGGACGTGTTAGTTGCAGTTGGTACTAGTGCAGCGTACTTTTATAGTTTGTATGAAGGATTATTAACGATTAATAATCCTGCTTATCACCCACATCTTTATTATGAGACAAGTGCAATTATTATAACGCTTGTATTGTTGGGTAAGTACTTGGAAGCAAGTGCGAAAGGGCAAACAACAACTGCGATTACAAAGTTATTAAATTTACAAGCTAAAGAAGCTAGAGTATTACGTGATGGAACGGAATTTATGATTCCTTTAGAAGAAGTGGTAGTTGGGGATCGATTAATTGTAAAACCAGGAGAAAAAATACCAGTTGATGGTATCGTGAAACAAGGAAAAACATCCGTTGATGAGTCAATGATTACTGGAGAGTCTATACCTGTAGAAAAAGGTAGGGACACAGAAGTGATTGGTTCAACAATGAATAAAAACGGTTCAATAGAAATAGAAGCAACCAAAGTAGGTAATGATACCGCATTATCATCTATTGTCAAAGCTGTGGAAGATGCCCAGGGTTCGAAAGCACCAATACAACGATTAGCAGATGTTATTTCAGGATTCTTCGTTCCAGTTGTTGTCATGATTGCAATTTTAACGTTCATTGTGTGGTATCTCTTCGTACAACCAAGTCAAGTGGAACCTGCTTTAGTAGCATTAATTGCTGTATTAGTAATTGCTTGTCCTTGTGCATTAGGGTTAGCAACTCCAACTTCTATTATGGTAGGAACTGGCCGCGCTGCTGAGAATGGAATTCTTTTCAAAGGTGGAGAACATTTAGAGCAAGCGTATAAAATTCAATCCGTTGTATTTGATAAAACAGGAACTATTACTAATGGTAAACCAGTTGTCACTGATTTTAATGGAGATGATGAGACGCTTTTATTATTAGCAAGTGCAGAAAAAGGTTCAGAACATCCTCTTGCCGAAGCAATTACACAGTATGCTGAGGAAAAACAAATGGCTCTAGTACCAACAACTGATTTTGAAGCCATTCCAGGTCGTGGTATAACTGCAATTGTAGACAGTAAGCATATTATTGTCGGAAATCGTCAATTAATGAAAGAATATAAGGTAGATAGTAGAAAAGAAGATGAATATTTATTCGAACTAGAAAATGAAGGAAAAACTGCTATGCTAATTGCAATTGACGGAAAAATCCGTGGTACTGTAGCTGTTGCCGATACGATTAAAGAAAATGCGAAAGAAGCTATAAACCAATTAAAAGATATGAATATACAAGTAGTTATGTTAACAGGTGATAATGAACGAACTGCGAAAGCTATTGGACGATTAGCTGGAATAAATCATATTATTGCTGAAGTATTACCAGAAGAGAAAGCCGAAAATATAAAAAGGTTGCAAAAAGATGGAAATGCAGTCGCAATGGTTGGAGATGGAATTAATGATGCTCCTGCTCTTGCAATAGCAGATATAGGAATTGCGATCGGAACAGGCACCGAAATTGCAATTGAAGCAGCTGATATTACGATTTTAGGAGGAGATCTTCTTCTTGTATCAAAAGCTATTAAGATTAGTCAAGCAACGATTAAAAATATAAAGCAAAATCTATTCTGGGCTTTTGGTTATAATACTGCGGGAATACCAATCGCTGCGATTGGGTTATTAGCTCCTTGGATAGCTGGTGCAGCGATGGCTTTAAGTTCAGTGAGTGTTGTTACAAACTCATTAAGGCTTAAAAAAGTGAAAATTTAACATTGAAAGGGCAGATAATTTATGAAAAAAACAATGCAAGTACAAGGAATGTCATGTGGACATTGTAAACAATCGGTAGAAGGTGCTATCAATGGTATAGATGGTGTGTCAGAAGCAAAGGTTAATCTTTCTACAGGGGAAGTTGAAATTTATTTTGATGATAGTAAAGTTACAACTAAGCAGTTAAAAGCTACAGTTGAAGAGCAAGGTTATGATGTAGTAGCTCCATAATACAGTTGTTATCTATCCCCTTGAACTATAAAATTGTTCAGGGGGATATTTTTTACGAATCAAACAGAACGTGCATTCTGTTTTGCTGTTTGGTAGAATAATAAGAAGAAGTAAAGGAAGGAGTGGAGCGAAATGAAAGAGTCGATATCATTTATTCATGCAGCAGACTTACATTTAGATAGTCCTTTTCGAGGATTGCAAAATATACCTGAAGAAATTTTTCAAGAAATTCAAGAAAGTACATTTACAACATTAGATAATTTAATAGAACAGGCGATTAAACATAAAGTAGATTTTTTATTATTAGTAGGGGATCTATATGATACCGATAATCAAAGCTTAAAAGCACAAGTCCGACTTAGAAATGTTTTCCAAAAGCTTGAGGAATATAACATTCAAGTATTCCTTTCTTATGGAAATCATGATTATTTGAATGAACACTCCTTATCTGTACAATTCCCTAATAATGTTCATATGTTTACAAGTGAAACCGTGTCTTACTTGCCATATAATAGAACAGAAGAGACAATAGCACATATCTATGGGTTTAGTTATGAAAATAGAGCGGTATACGATTCTAAGGTTCCACACTATCAACGGATAAATGAACAAGTACCTTATCATATTGGATTATTGCATGGAAGTATAACTACGAATACCGAGCATGATATGTATGCACCGTTTCATTTAGAAGAATTGAAGAATGCTCACATGGATTATTGGGCACTTGGCCATATTCATAAAAGAGAAGTGCTATCTGATGCTCCACCTATTATCTATCCAGGAAATATACAAGGTCGTCATCGGAAAGAAATAGGTAAAAAAGGATGCTATTTCGTTGAAATGAACGAGTTTGAAGTTCAAAAACAATTTATATCTTTAGAATCAATTCGATTCGAACAACTAGAATTAGATTTATCTGGAGTTGAATTTTTACATAATATCGAACCGCTTGTTCTACAGTCACTTCCTCAATTAGATAATCCCGGATTAATCGAATTAATAATAAAGATGAATGAGCAACAATACGAAAGTTGGAAACAGACACGCATTGATGAGTGGATAGATATAATAAATGAGTTAACTATCACTCAATCTCCATGGATATATATATATCGTACGTCGATTCAAGTTCCAAAAAGTCATGAATTTGGGGAAAATAGTCCATTCTTTACTATGATAAAAAAACAGATAGATGAGGTACCTATTCAACCAATAGTAGATGAATTATATCAAAATAGACAAGCTAGAAAGTATATCAATGCATTATCAGAATCAGAGATAGAAGCAATAAAACAAGAAGCAGACCAATTTTTACAAGATGCATTTCGGAGAGGGTGAAATTATGCGAATTACAGATATAACTATCTACGGGTTTGGACAATGGGTTGATCAACAATTCACTTTCTCATCCTCTGAAATCACAACAATTTATGGAAAAAATGAGTCTGGAAAATCTACGTTACAACAATTTATTTTATTTATGCTTTTTGGCATGCCCCCAAAACAAAGGAAATTCTATCAACCGAAGAATAGTAGTAAAATGGGTGGCCGAATGATTATAATGACTCCAGACCATGAACGTATCATAATTGAACGTATAGATGATGAGAGTAGGGGGAAAGCAAGCTGCATTTTAGAAGATGGATCGGTAAAGGATGAACAATGGTTAAGCAAAATTCTAAACGGAATTGGGCTTGATACATATCAATCTATTTTTTCTTTTTCAGATACCGATCTTGCTCATATACGAACAATGCAAGAGGAAGAACTTAATGAAATATTGTTAAGTATAGGATTAACGGGATCTTCTATTATATATGACGTAGAGAAGCGCTTGGATCAGGAAATAGGAAATTTATATAAACCTTCTGGTAGAAAGCCAGAGATAAACGAACAATTAACATCATTGCAACAGCAATCTAAACATCTAGATGAATTAAAAAAGAACGAAGGTACATATCACAATAAAGTGGAAAAAAAGCACTATTTACAAGAACGTTATCAGTCAGTACAAGAAGAAATTGTGAAGCTCCATCAAGAACGTAGGAAGCTTGATACGTTGATACAAGCTTTACCTTTATTGAGAGAGGCAAAAAGAATCGAAAATCAACTTAATAATTCGAATCATGTAGATGCCTTTCCTGAACATGGCGTAGAGAGAATGGACCAATATAGAAAGCTTATTCTTCCTCTTCGAAGTGAAAGAAGTACACGAAAAAATAATATTGAAAAATATCATGAAAAAATGTTAGAAGTAAACGAACGTTTATTGCCTAATTCAACCCAAGAACCATTATATGAGTTGCTGAACGAGTTAAGTGAGGTTCAATTTGCTATTGAAGAGAAAAAGAGATTAGTTAAACTTATTTCAAAACAGAAAGCAAGATTAGATGAGGAGATTCAACAATTACATGTGAACTTGTCTAAATCCGAACTAGATCAATTAGCATTGCCTTTTTATATAGAAAAACAATGGGGGAAAATAAGAGCAAATGCTGAGCAGTTATACTATGAAAAACAGCAATTGGAACAACAAAAAAGTCAGCTGAATGAAGAAAAAGAATTTCTAAATGGGCAATATAAGCAATTGAAGAATCAATTATTACATGATGCGCATGTAGATGAATTACGACAAAGAATTGATGCTTACCAAACTAGTCAGGTTTTACAAGCTGAAAATCAAAAAGTACATCAAGAATGGCAAAAGACAAGACTACAAAAAAAGAATCTTAACAAACGTATATTATACAGTACAATTGTTATAGCAAGTATCCTTATGGTAACTTCATTTGTTTTTACAGAGTTTTGGTTAACTATAGTATCCATAATCGTAATTGGTTTTGGCTTAAGTATACTACGTATAAATAAACAAACAATTGATATGATACAAGGAATGTCAGATATTAATGATCCTAGCTTGGTTGCTTTCGTTGATGTAACCATAGAAGAATATTATGAGGCAAGAAATATATTAGAAGAGCAAGAGGCTATACAAAGCGAAATCGAACAATTAAATAAAAAGATACAAGATAATGAGTTAGCGTGGATAGAGTGGAAAAGAAAACAGACAAATATTTATGAAAGATTTGAATATCTAGATCAACAGAAGCAGGAACAAGTTACCCAGTATCCTTTTTTAGTTTCAATTGAAGTTGATTATTGGCCAGATTTATATCATCATTTGCAGCGCCTACTTCAACTATATGAACAATTGAAAGAAAATGAACAACTTTATTTACAAGAATCAACAAAGGTAGATAATTATATTAAACAATGTGAACAATGGGCTATAAATAATAATAATCAATTAGATTTAGATGATCCGGAAAGTGTCCTCGTACAACTACAAGCCATAAATGAGCAGCATAACCGGACACTCCAAGATTATCGACATTATAGAGCACTTTGGCAAGAAGAAAGAAATCTTGAACAACAACTTCAAAAATCTATCTCGATTTATCAAGAATCAATAGATAAATTGTTAATACAAGCCAATGTGACAGACGAAGAATCATTCTATCAAAATGCTGCTCTGTATAAAGAGCGAACATCATTAAAAGAGAGAAACAAAGAATTACTAAATCAGTTAATCAATATTTTTCCAGATGGATTTGAATCTTACTTTGAGCGATTAGAATTAAATGAGTATTATGTGAAAAAGCAAGAAGAGCAAAACGCTAGCTTAAAAAAATTAGAAGAAGATTTAGAGGATATTCGAAATAATCTAGCAGAAGTTCAAGCTGCCATTAATTCATTAGAAGGATCAAATGAACTGTCGAAAAAGACACATCAGGTTGAATTAGAAAAAGAAAAGCTAAATACTTTGTTTCGACAATGGGCAATTCGAAAAGTTGCGAAGTCTTATCTAGTAGAAGCAAAGAAAAATTATCGAGATCAATATTTGACAAGCGTTATTCAAGAAGCAATTGTGTATTTTAGTGATTTAACCGATAAACGATATGTTAAAATTTATCCACCAACAAAAAATCAAGGATTTATAGTCGAAACAAGAGAACAAAGAAGATTTCATGTAAACGAGTTATCACAAGGAACTATTGATCAGCTGTATATTTCATTACGATTTGCGATTAGTAAGATCATGAGCCAACAATATTTACTGCCATTCCTAATCGATGATGCTTTGGTACATTTTGATACGAAGCGAATGGAACGTGTTATAAATATTCTGCGTCGTACTGCAAAAAATCAACAAGTGATTTTATTTACATGTAAAGAAGAAATTATGCAACTAGTAGAGGGAGAAGTATTGCAATTATAGTAGCGTAAAAGGGGGAGAAAATTATATGAAAAATGGTATCGCATTTCGCACGATTGGAGAAGAATTTGATGGATTTCTATTAATTAAAGAATCTACAAGGGGTACTACTAGTAATGGAAAACCATTTCTAACCTTAATACTTCGCGATGCTAGCGGTGAAATAGAAGCAAAACTTTGGGATGCAACTAAAGATGATGAAGAAACACTGATTCCAGAACAAATTATTCAAGTTTCAGGTGAAATTAACCAATTTCGAGGTAAGCACCAATTAAAAATATTATCTATCCGTTTAGCTCAACCAATGGATAATGTTCAAGTAACAGACTTTTTAGGTAAAGCACCCATGGAAAAGGAAGAATTGGCAGAAAAATTAACTGAGGCAATTTTTGAGATGGAGAACCCTAAAATTCAACGTCTAGTTCGTGCATTTATTAAGAAATATCAGGAAGAGTTACTAACCTATCCTGCAGCAACCAAAAATCATCATGAGTTTGCATCTGGACTAGCATATCATGTCGTTAGTATGTTGGCTATTGGAAAAGAATTGCACAAGCTCTACCCCGAAATTAATAAAGACTTATTATATGCTGGAATTATACTGCATGATATTGGTAAGATTAAAGAACTTTCTGGTGTTGTTTCTACTACTTATACATTGGAAGGGAAAATGCTTGGACATATACCGATGATGGTTGAAGAAATTGGATTAATGGCTAATGAGTTGAAAATTGAAGGAGAAGAGGTGCTCATTTTAAAACATCTCGTTCTAAGTCACCACGGTAAAGCAGAATGGGGAAGTCCTACCCCGCCATTAGTTCGTGAAGCTGAACTACTACATTTAATCGATTTAATAGATGCAAAAATGAATATGTTAGGTCGAGCGTTGGAAAAAGTTCAACCAGGAGAGTTCACGGAAAGACTTTTTGCTATGGATAATCGTGCTTTTTACAAACCGAATTTTGAAGAAAATGAAGGATAGGTTATTTTTTCTTTCTTTGTTCATATATATAGTATTAAGGCTTGGACAAGGAGGAAAAGAAGATGGAATCAATTCCTATTTGGGTTATAGCAGTCATCTTATTAATTTTCTTCAGCGGATATATGGCATTACGTGCTATGCTGGCAGAACGAAAATTGGATCAACAATTT encodes:
- a CDS encoding ABC transporter permease is translated as MNKFWVVLSHTYLSKVKSKSFIISTAITLLVIIGLANLPTIIDTFAGDGEESSEQIAVIDESGNYFDLLDESLAAANDQELEIVSVNESEDDVKQAVQEEEYDGLLVIETDENNLPIGTYYANRISDSGEQLFLQNQLQQLKIAIGTQQSGIDQESLEMIYAPVPFEATQLDETARTSEEMSQARGIVYVMLFVLYMAVIVYGQMIATDVAIEKSSRVMEILVSSASPITHMFAKIIGVALLGLTQILLFLGVGYFMISSQMDDIGGEFFEYMGLTNNDISIYIYAVVFFLLGYFLYATLAAMLGSLVSRIEDVNQLVMPMIMLIMIAFFIAIFGLEMPESTLITVTSFIPFFAPMIMFLRVGMLNVPIWEIVLSFGLLIGTIALLAYVGAKVYSGGVLMYGKSGSLKDFKKAMKLSKKEK
- a CDS encoding YdhK family protein; this translates as MIKKLGYFVGVFVLLMGLYACNNESDIDENEERNMLPDNEQVPEGDLEEDNQSEQEHSDHDESGKIPKDLKEAEESTYTAGDEVTITASHMPGMEGASGKIVGAYDTTAYMISYQPTDGGEMVENHKWIIQEEINNPNKNPYQVGDEVTINAEHMEGMNGATATIEDGIETTVYMIDYVTESGEEVKNHKWVTEEELEPNSNES
- a CDS encoding metal-sensing transcriptional repressor; protein product: MDSLQEHTNHPRSNTEKQAVTNRLKRIEGQVRGIQKMVEEDRYCVDILVQISAIQAALKKVGFEITERHMKHCVSDAVKSGEGDEAIDEVMSVLKQFTK
- a CDS encoding heavy metal translocating P-type ATPase; translation: MANKQSTYHITGMTCAACSNRIEKVLNRMDGVEANVNLTTEKASIQYDETKIKNGDITDKIEKMGYGVQIEKVELDISGMTCAACSNRIEKVLNKMDGVREANVNLTTETGTVYYYSDVVQESQLINKIEKIGYNAVLKNENQNKSSQKEKKLVKAKKKLIVSALLSLPLLVTMLVHLFNIEIPTFFMNPWFQFVLATPIQFWIGWQFYVGAYKNLRNKTANMDVLVAVGTSAAYFYSLYEGLLTINNPAYHPHLYYETSAIIITLVLLGKYLEASAKGQTTTAITKLLNLQAKEARVLRDGTEFMIPLEEVVVGDRLIVKPGEKIPVDGIVKQGKTSVDESMITGESIPVEKGRDTEVIGSTMNKNGSIEIEATKVGNDTALSSIVKAVEDAQGSKAPIQRLADVISGFFVPVVVMIAILTFIVWYLFVQPSQVEPALVALIAVLVIACPCALGLATPTSIMVGTGRAAENGILFKGGEHLEQAYKIQSVVFDKTGTITNGKPVVTDFNGDDETLLLLASAEKGSEHPLAEAITQYAEEKQMALVPTTDFEAIPGRGITAIVDSKHIIVGNRQLMKEYKVDSRKEDEYLFELENEGKTAMLIAIDGKIRGTVAVADTIKENAKEAINQLKDMNIQVVMLTGDNERTAKAIGRLAGINHIIAEVLPEEKAENIKRLQKDGNAVAMVGDGINDAPALAIADIGIAIGTGTEIAIEAADITILGGDLLLVSKAIKISQATIKNIKQNLFWAFGYNTAGIPIAAIGLLAPWIAGAAMALSSVSVVTNSLRLKKVKI
- the copZ gene encoding copper chaperone CopZ produces the protein MKKTMQVQGMSCGHCKQSVEGAINGIDGVSEAKVNLSTGEVEIYFDDSKVTTKQLKATVEEQGYDVVAP
- a CDS encoding metallophosphoesterase family protein, producing the protein MKESISFIHAADLHLDSPFRGLQNIPEEIFQEIQESTFTTLDNLIEQAIKHKVDFLLLVGDLYDTDNQSLKAQVRLRNVFQKLEEYNIQVFLSYGNHDYLNEHSLSVQFPNNVHMFTSETVSYLPYNRTEETIAHIYGFSYENRAVYDSKVPHYQRINEQVPYHIGLLHGSITTNTEHDMYAPFHLEELKNAHMDYWALGHIHKREVLSDAPPIIYPGNIQGRHRKEIGKKGCYFVEMNEFEVQKQFISLESIRFEQLELDLSGVEFLHNIEPLVLQSLPQLDNPGLIELIIKMNEQQYESWKQTRIDEWIDIINELTITQSPWIYIYRTSIQVPKSHEFGENSPFFTMIKKQIDEVPIQPIVDELYQNRQARKYINALSESEIEAIKQEADQFLQDAFRRG
- a CDS encoding ATP-binding protein, producing the protein MRITDITIYGFGQWVDQQFTFSSSEITTIYGKNESGKSTLQQFILFMLFGMPPKQRKFYQPKNSSKMGGRMIIMTPDHERIIIERIDDESRGKASCILEDGSVKDEQWLSKILNGIGLDTYQSIFSFSDTDLAHIRTMQEEELNEILLSIGLTGSSIIYDVEKRLDQEIGNLYKPSGRKPEINEQLTSLQQQSKHLDELKKNEGTYHNKVEKKHYLQERYQSVQEEIVKLHQERRKLDTLIQALPLLREAKRIENQLNNSNHVDAFPEHGVERMDQYRKLILPLRSERSTRKNNIEKYHEKMLEVNERLLPNSTQEPLYELLNELSEVQFAIEEKKRLVKLISKQKARLDEEIQQLHVNLSKSELDQLALPFYIEKQWGKIRANAEQLYYEKQQLEQQKSQLNEEKEFLNGQYKQLKNQLLHDAHVDELRQRIDAYQTSQVLQAENQKVHQEWQKTRLQKKNLNKRILYSTIVIASILMVTSFVFTEFWLTIVSIIVIGFGLSILRINKQTIDMIQGMSDINDPSLVAFVDVTIEEYYEARNILEEQEAIQSEIEQLNKKIQDNELAWIEWKRKQTNIYERFEYLDQQKQEQVTQYPFLVSIEVDYWPDLYHHLQRLLQLYEQLKENEQLYLQESTKVDNYIKQCEQWAINNNNQLDLDDPESVLVQLQAINEQHNRTLQDYRHYRALWQEERNLEQQLQKSISIYQESIDKLLIQANVTDEESFYQNAALYKERTSLKERNKELLNQLINIFPDGFESYFERLELNEYYVKKQEEQNASLKKLEEDLEDIRNNLAEVQAAINSLEGSNELSKKTHQVELEKEKLNTLFRQWAIRKVAKSYLVEAKKNYRDQYLTSVIQEAIVYFSDLTDKRYVKIYPPTKNQGFIVETREQRRFHVNELSQGTIDQLYISLRFAISKIMSQQYLLPFLIDDALVHFDTKRMERVINILRRTAKNQQVILFTCKEEIMQLVEGEVLQL
- the yhaM gene encoding 3'-5' exoribonuclease YhaM, which produces MKNGIAFRTIGEEFDGFLLIKESTRGTTSNGKPFLTLILRDASGEIEAKLWDATKDDEETLIPEQIIQVSGEINQFRGKHQLKILSIRLAQPMDNVQVTDFLGKAPMEKEELAEKLTEAIFEMENPKIQRLVRAFIKKYQEELLTYPAATKNHHEFASGLAYHVVSMLAIGKELHKLYPEINKDLLYAGIILHDIGKIKELSGVVSTTYTLEGKMLGHIPMMVEEIGLMANELKIEGEEVLILKHLVLSHHGKAEWGSPTPPLVREAELLHLIDLIDAKMNMLGRALEKVQPGEFTERLFAMDNRAFYKPNFEENEG
- a CDS encoding sporulation YhaL family protein; translated protein: MESIPIWVIAVILLIFFSGYMALRAMLAERKLDQQFIEREGKIYMERIREERLKRQRDHNSEIHDNN